The following proteins are encoded in a genomic region of Plasmodium coatneyi strain Hackeri chromosome 6, complete sequence:
- a CDS encoding 60S ribosomal protein L30, translated as MAKKSKKSAGDNINAKLQLVMKSGKYQFGRKSCLKALRTGKGKLVIVSSNCPPIQRSVIEYYAMLSKCGVHDYHGDNNDLGTACGKLFRISCLVITDVGDSDIIKTNE; from the exons ATGGCAAAAAAGTCAAAGAAAAGCGCGGGAGATAACATTAACGCCAAGCTACAGCTTGTGATGAAATCTGGAAAGTATCAGTTTGGAAGGAAGTCCTGTTTGAAGGCCCTGCGAACCGGGAAAG GCAAGCTCGTCATCGTGAGCAGCAACTGCCCACCCATTCAGAGGAGTGTCATAGAATACTACGCTATGTTATCGAAATGTGGGGTCCACGATTACCATGGGGACAACAACGATTTGGGTACTGCCTGCGGAAAGTTATTTCGAATCAGCTGCTTGGTCATCACGGACGTGGGTGACTCGGATATTATCAAGACGAACGAGTAA